A stretch of the Nicotiana tabacum cultivar K326 chromosome 6, ASM71507v2, whole genome shotgun sequence genome encodes the following:
- the LOC142182350 gene encoding uncharacterized protein LOC142182350 — protein MSIAKYQQNFLRLSRYAKGIIDGEKDKCRRFEEGLNGYIRKSVAILQLDDFSKLISAALTWERIDKEEASRIENKFRKGNSEYGGPSKKGKFDYSKTESTHKSLHHKQNKSNFSAASTPSYGQGKTHTPTCAQCGKNHYGACRRASSACFNCGSMNHKVKDCPNPNPLSYTHTEGSDQKPVTTHSQANSSARPRNMQAAGLSVANQAGGSRAAARVYAMRQKNDQDGPDVVAGKFHLFGISVVTLFDPGSSHSYVCSSVAFPDTVKSVRLDFDVMVTSPLGHQAVVNRIYRDCPFMIQNLVFPVDLLEMPFRDYDVIVGMDWLHRHHALVDCRLKQVTFKTPAYSHMVVQGERSLTSNIISAVLARKMICQGCDAYLAHIIDTRLGSPSLKDIPTVYDFPDDLPGLPTEREIEFPIDLVPGTTPISIAPYRMAPAELKELKAQLQELLEKGFIRPSISPWGAPVLFVKKKDGTLRLCIDYRQLNKVTIKNKYPLPRIDDLFDQLKGASLFSKIDLRYGYYQLRVREQDVPKTAFRTRYGHYEFLVMPFGLTNAPATFMDLMNRVFKPYLDQFVVVFIDDILVYSKNREDHDKHIRIVMQILKERQLYAKLSKCEFWLNEVAF, from the coding sequence ATGTCTATTGCAAAATATCAACAAAACTTTCTCAGGCTTTCTCGCTATGCTAAAGGTATTATTGATGGTGAAAAAGACAAGtgcagaagatttgaagaagGTTTGAATGGTTACATTCGAAAATCAGTGGCAATCTTACAACTTGATGATTTTTCCAAGCTGATTTCAGCTGCACTTACTTGGGAAAGAATTGACAAGGAAGAAGCTAGTAGGATAGAAAACAAGTTTAGGAAGGGTAATTCAGAATATGGCGGTCCGTCCAAAAAGGGAAAGTTTGACTATTCCAAGACCGAGAGTACACATAAATCATTACATCATAAGCAGAATAAGTCAAATTTTTCTGCTGCCAGTACTCCAAGTTATGGCCAAGGCAAAACTCATACACCTACTTGTGCACAGTGCGGGAAGAATCATTATGGTGCATGTAGACGAGCTTCTAGTGCTTGTTTTAATTGTGGAAGTATGAATCATAAAGTGAAGGATTGTCCTAATCCTAATCCTCTTTCTTATACACATACAGAAGGATCAGATCAAAAGCCTGTCACTACTCATTCTCAAGCTAATAGTAGTGCTAGACCTCGAAATATGCAAGCAGCGGGTTTGAGTGTAGCTAATCAGGCTGGTGGGTCGAGAGCTGCTGCACGAGTTTATGCTATGAGACAGAAGAATGACCAGGATGGTCCGGACGTAGTTGCTGGTAAATTTCACTTATTTGGCATATCTGTTGTTACATTATTTGATCCTGGATCTTCGCACTCTTATGTTTGCTCATCAGTTGCATTTCCTGATACTGTTAAATCTGTGAgacttgactttgatgtgatgGTCACGAGTCCATTAGGTCATCAGGCCGTTGTTAACAGGATTTACCGAGATTGTCCATTCATGATTCAAAATCTGGTATTCCCTGTCGACTTGCTTGAAATGCCCTTCCGAGACTATGATGTTATTGTTGGCATGGATTGGCTCCATAGGCACCATGCATTGGTTGATTGTAGGTTGAAGCAAGTGACATTTAAAACTCCTGCATATTCACACATGGTAGTTCAAGGAGAAAGATCATTGACATCTAATATTATTTCTGCGGTCTTGGCAAGGAAGATGATTTGTCAAGGTTGTGATGCCTATCTTGCTCATATAATCGATACACGATTGGGGAGTCCAAGTCTTAAGGACATACCAACTGTGTACGACTTTCCTGATGATCTTCCTGGGTTGCCTACAGAAAGGGAGATTGAATTTCCTATAGATCTTGTCCCTGGAACTACTCCTATTTCTATCGctccttatagaatggctccagctgaattaaaagagttgaaggctcaattgcaagaacttcttgagaaaggtttcatccgtcccagtatttcaccttggggagctcctgttttatttgtgaaaaagaaagatggcaccCTTAGGCtttgtattgattaccgacagctgaacaaggtaacaatcaagaacaaatacccACTGCCTAGAatcgatgacttatttgaccaactGAAGGGTGCCAGtttattctcaaaaattgacttgaggTATGGATATTATCAGTTGCGTGTGAGGGAGCAAGATGTTCCTAAAACTGCTTTTAGGACCaggtatggccattatgaatttttggtaatgccatttggtttgacaaatgcTCCTGCTACATTTATGGATCTAATGAACCGTGTATTCAAGCCTTATCTCGATCAATTTGTGgtggtgtttattgatgacattttagtCTATTCCAAGAATAGAGAAGATCATGATAAGCATATCCGAATTGTCATGCAAATTCTGAAAGAGAGACAACTCTACGCGAAgctttccaaatgtgaattctggctgaatgAAGTGGCTTTTTAG
- the LOC107761138 gene encoding cyclic dof factor 1-like produces MRQVKDPEIKLFGKKIALPENGKILSVIVSGEDSGVEKTSGAKEISSGWDRDPCLVDKEASSPDESDDGSEYENEKTDKDQVTRELTEDISEEKDQDQVMKESENPKSPSESENKPKTPPIDDESPTVKSFKTENDATDSQQKTLKKPDKILPCPRCNSMDTKFCYYNNYNVNQPRHFCKSCQRYWTAGGTMRNVPVGAGRRKNKNSVSHCHHIMISEALQAARIDPSNGFHHPTLKPNGTVLSFGPDLPLCDSMASVINLAEKKTPNGIRNGYYKPEHKNSSCLGGENGDDCSSGSSVTTNSMAGVKNRPPEAVMQTMNGFPSPVPCLPGVPWPFPYAAAPFPSMNPAVFPIPFCPPPYWNCNIPGPWSIPWLAPPSPTANQNGSGSAPNSPLGKHSRDGDLLRPNNPEGQKNSEGSVLVPKTLRIDDPDEAAKSSIWSTLGINYDSVSRGGLFKGFQPKSSEKDHPATTSPVLQANPVAFSRSLSFQERA; encoded by the exons ATGAGGCAAGTGAAGGATCCAGAGATTAAGCTATTTGGCAAGAAAATTGCCCTGCCTGAAAACGGCAAGATACTATCGGTCATCGTCTCCGGCGAAGATTCCGGCGTCGAAAAGACTTCAGGTGCTAAAGAAATTAGTAGTGGGTGGGATCGTGATCCATGCTTAGTAGATAAGGAAGCAAGCAGTCCGGATGAATCAGATGATGGAAGTGAATACGAAAATGAAAAGACTGATAAG GATCAAGTAACAAGAGAGCTCACTGAAGACATTTCAGAAGAGAAAGATCAAGATCAAGTGATGAAAGAATCAGAAAATCCTAAGTCTCCATCAGAATCAGAAAACAAGCCTAAAACTCCTCCTATTGATGATGAATCTCCCACTGTAAAATCTTTCAAGACCGAGAATGATGCAACAGATTCCCAGCAGAAAACTCTGAAAAAGCCAGACAAAATTCTCCCTTGCCCCCGTTGCAATAGTATGGATACGAAATTCTGTTACTACAACAATTACAATGTCAATCAGCCTCGTCATTTTTGCAAGAGCTGCCAGAGATATTGGACTGCTGGGGGTACCATGAGGAATGTGCCCGTGGGAGCTGGTCGTCGCAAGAACAAGAACTCTGTATCGCATTGTCATCACATCATGATCTCTGAAGCCCTTCAAGCTGCAAGAATTGATCCTTCGAATGGATTTCATCATCCAACGTTAAAACCCAATGGCACTGTCCTGTCTTTCGGTCCTGACTTGCCACTGTGTGACTCTATGGCATCTGTTATTAATCTTGCTGAGAAGAAGACACCAAATGGGATCCGAAATGGTTATTACAAACCAGAACACAAGAATTCGTCTTGCTTAGGTGGAGAAAATGGGGATGATTGCTCTAGCGGGTCTTCAGTCACCACAAATTCGATGGCAGGAGTTAAAAATCGGCCTCCTGAGGCAGTTATGCAAACTATGAATGGCTTCCCATCTCCAGTACCTTGCCTCCCAGGAGTACCTTGGCCTTTCCCATATGCTGCTGCTCCTTTCCCATCCATGAACCCCGCGGTATTTCCTATCCCGTTCTGCCCCCCTCCTTATTGGAATTGCAATATCCCTGGTCCATGGAGTATTCCTTGGTTAGCTCCACCATCGCCAACAGCAAACCAAAACGGATCAGGCTCTGCTCCTAATTCGCCTTTAGGGAAGCATTCAAGGGACGGCGACTTACTTAGGCCAAACAATCCTGAGGGTCAAAAGAACTCAGAGGGGTCTGTTTTAGTCCCAAAAACGTTACGGATTGATGACCCTGATGAAGCTGCAAAGAGTTCTATATGGTCAACATTGGGGATCAACTACGACTCTGTTAGTAGGGGAGGGCTTTTCAAGGGCTTTCAACCGAAAAGCAGTGAGAAGGATCACCCTGCCACTACATCTCCGGTGTTGCAGGCTAATCCTGTTGCCTTCTCTCGGTCCCTCAGTTTCCAGGAGAGAGCCTAA